From Denitrovibrio acetiphilus DSM 12809, the proteins below share one genomic window:
- a CDS encoding UbiX family flavin prenyltransferase has product MKRIFLGITGASGALYGKKLIEELADKCELHLCITPDGLTNINIELGTEHKSAEEFLSSLGKNAILHNHKNFAAPVSSGSFMVDSYIVAPASMGFVGRTAGGVSSNLIERCADVAMKERRNLVILFRETPLSLIHMENLTKLTRAGAVCMPAAPGFYHKPNTIDDLISFIVGKIFDIINIQHSLYERWNG; this is encoded by the coding sequence ATGAAAAGGATATTTTTGGGGATTACAGGTGCAAGCGGGGCTCTCTATGGCAAAAAACTAATAGAGGAGCTGGCAGACAAATGCGAACTTCACCTCTGCATAACCCCTGACGGGCTCACTAACATAAACATAGAACTCGGCACAGAACACAAGTCAGCAGAAGAATTCCTAAGCTCACTTGGCAAAAATGCCATTCTGCACAACCATAAAAATTTTGCTGCACCGGTATCAAGCGGTTCGTTCATGGTAGACTCGTACATCGTAGCTCCTGCGTCAATGGGGTTTGTAGGGAGAACAGCGGGAGGGGTCAGCTCTAATCTTATCGAAAGATGTGCTGATGTTGCTATGAAAGAACGCAGAAACCTTGTGATACTCTTCAGAGAAACACCTCTGAGTCTGATACATATGGAAAATCTCACAAAGCTCACCAGAGCGGGAGCAGTCTGTATGCCTGCTGCCCCGGGCTTTTACCATAAACCAAATACGATTGATGATCTTATATCCTTTATAGTGGGCAAAATATTTGATATAATAAATATACAACACAGCCTTTATGAAAGATGGAACGGCTGA
- a CDS encoding UbiA-like polyprenyltransferase, producing the protein MEKFKTFLSMIKVEHTLFALPFAFTGMFLAARGLPSVMTIFWIAVAVLGARSGAMGFNRVADAKIDARNPRTENRDIPAGRLSVREAVLYVIISFAVYFFAAYMLNPLCFYLSPVPFAVFILYSYTKRFTFLCHIVLGVALGIAPIGAWTAVTGSVNIGIVLLGMAVLFWVSGFDIVYACQDIDFDRDEGLFSIPKYLGLRNSLNLARVFHIISFLIFLYTWIYFDLGYIYLVGIIITGVFMVYQHSIIRPEDLSRLDMAFFNLNAYISVSICVFTFLDLMI; encoded by the coding sequence GTGGAAAAATTCAAAACGTTTTTAAGCATGATAAAAGTCGAACACACACTGTTCGCCCTCCCCTTCGCTTTCACTGGTATGTTTCTGGCAGCGAGAGGTTTACCGTCTGTTATGACAATATTCTGGATAGCCGTAGCTGTACTTGGAGCCAGAAGCGGCGCAATGGGATTTAACCGTGTGGCAGATGCTAAAATCGACGCAAGAAACCCCAGAACAGAAAACAGAGACATACCGGCAGGCAGGCTTTCAGTCAGGGAAGCGGTTCTTTATGTCATAATATCTTTTGCAGTTTACTTTTTCGCAGCATACATGCTTAACCCGCTATGTTTTTATCTCTCCCCAGTTCCATTTGCAGTTTTCATACTCTACTCCTATACAAAGCGTTTCACGTTCCTCTGCCACATAGTCCTCGGCGTTGCTCTTGGCATCGCTCCCATCGGGGCATGGACAGCCGTTACAGGTTCAGTCAATATAGGCATAGTGCTTCTCGGCATGGCAGTTCTCTTCTGGGTATCAGGCTTTGATATCGTTTATGCCTGTCAGGACATCGACTTTGACCGTGACGAAGGTCTCTTTTCTATCCCCAAATACCTTGGACTCAGAAATTCTCTGAACCTTGCGAGGGTGTTTCACATAATATCATTTCTGATATTTCTATATACATGGATATATTTTGATCTGGGCTATATTTATCTGGTAGGAATAATAATCACCGGCGTTTTTATGGTATATCAGCATTCAATCATACGCCCTGAGGATCTCTCACGCCTCGACATGGCTTTCTTTAATCTGAATGCTTATATTAGTGTCAGCATATGCGTTTTTACATTTCTCGACCTTATGATATGA
- the hemH gene encoding ferrochelatase, whose product MKKDLLYVMYMGGPDSIEGIEEFLFNLFSDRTIIDFHIGGTLQTFIAKKIAKKRSKKVAPEYEKLGGCSPQLPYLKSLLEKIKPAYQASTGRELVTDIGMCYYHPYIEDSVKTHENTDYENIIVTTMYPQYSYTTTGVCFDRFYKAQNLKKEPKIIKHWHMNETYNKCIADRIMNAAQKLGKDISQCHIQFSAHSLPEYTVQKGDKYTLHIKEQMEKLAAMTNPRSYGLSYQSRTGPVKWVGPYTDKELERLTEEKTDNIIVVPISFVSDHIETLIELDEQYIPHVTEAGLNIVRIESLNDSDDFSDAFLNVITH is encoded by the coding sequence ATGAAAAAAGACCTGCTTTATGTAATGTATATGGGCGGTCCCGACAGTATCGAGGGGATTGAGGAGTTTCTCTTTAACCTCTTCTCGGATCGTACCATAATAGATTTTCACATTGGCGGTACACTGCAAACCTTTATTGCAAAAAAGATAGCTAAAAAACGCTCTAAAAAAGTGGCGCCGGAATACGAAAAATTAGGGGGCTGTTCACCGCAGCTCCCATATCTGAAATCACTTCTGGAAAAGATAAAGCCGGCCTATCAGGCATCCACCGGAAGGGAGCTTGTCACTGACATCGGCATGTGCTACTACCACCCCTATATTGAAGACTCTGTCAAAACTCACGAAAACACTGATTACGAAAATATCATCGTAACAACTATGTACCCTCAGTATTCTTATACAACCACAGGCGTGTGTTTCGATAGGTTTTACAAGGCTCAGAACCTTAAGAAAGAGCCGAAGATAATAAAGCACTGGCACATGAATGAAACGTACAATAAATGCATAGCTGACCGCATCATGAACGCTGCACAAAAGCTCGGCAAAGATATTTCGCAGTGTCATATTCAGTTTTCTGCACACTCTCTACCGGAATATACTGTCCAAAAAGGGGATAAGTACACCCTGCACATAAAAGAACAGATGGAAAAGCTCGCTGCAATGACAAACCCGCGATCATACGGGTTGTCGTATCAGAGCAGGACAGGTCCTGTAAAATGGGTAGGGCCATACACAGACAAGGAACTTGAGAGGCTAACAGAGGAAAAAACAGACAACATAATCGTTGTGCCTATTTCTTTTGTCTCAGACCATATAGAAACACTTATCGAACTTGACGAACAGTACATCCCCCACGTAACAGAAGCGGGGCTAAACATTGTACGTATCGAAAGCCTGAATGATTCAGATGATTTCTCTGATGCTTTCCTGAATGTAATCACTCATTAA
- the hemE gene encoding uroporphyrinogen decarboxylase yields the protein MAFNDLLLRTINGEKTERPPVWFMRQAGRYMEEYRAIRKKVSFLELCKTPDLCTEVTLQPIEAFGFDNAILFSDILIPIEPMGIQLDFNPAPVIANPIRTMADADKLRELDPEKDVPFVMETVRKLVKALDVPLIGFSGAPFTLACYMVEGSGSKNFENIKTLIHTDPETYRIMMEKLTSSTLKYLQAQIDNGAHVVQMFDTWAGVVSPYDYEKYIFPYVEHIANNLKGAPLIYFAKDSFSFYDTIGKLNCAGMGVDWKATLKDADERLSKGKFVLQGNFDPVLLFGSKEAIKETAEKIIAEGKDLKGHIFNLGHGILPPTPRENVEYLVKIVKGEA from the coding sequence ATGGCTTTCAATGACCTTTTATTAAGAACTATCAATGGTGAAAAAACAGAAAGACCCCCCGTATGGTTTATGCGTCAGGCAGGCAGATATATGGAGGAGTACAGAGCGATACGCAAAAAAGTATCCTTTCTCGAACTCTGCAAAACACCCGATCTCTGCACAGAAGTTACACTTCAGCCTATCGAGGCTTTCGGGTTTGATAACGCTATACTGTTTTCTGATATACTTATCCCTATTGAGCCTATGGGGATCCAGCTCGACTTCAACCCTGCTCCGGTAATTGCCAACCCAATCAGAACTATGGCAGACGCAGACAAGCTCCGTGAGCTCGACCCGGAGAAAGATGTACCCTTCGTTATGGAAACAGTGCGTAAGCTTGTCAAGGCGCTGGATGTACCGCTTATAGGCTTCTCCGGTGCGCCCTTTACCCTCGCATGCTACATGGTAGAAGGTTCGGGTTCCAAAAACTTTGAAAATATAAAAACTCTCATACATACAGACCCGGAAACATACCGCATCATGATGGAGAAACTCACAAGCTCTACCCTTAAATATCTTCAGGCGCAGATAGATAACGGCGCACATGTTGTACAGATGTTTGACACATGGGCCGGTGTGGTATCCCCATACGACTACGAAAAATATATATTCCCTTATGTTGAGCATATAGCAAACAACCTGAAAGGTGCTCCGCTCATATACTTTGCCAAAGACAGCTTCAGCTTTTACGACACTATCGGCAAGCTCAACTGTGCTGGCATGGGTGTGGACTGGAAGGCAACACTTAAAGATGCGGACGAAAGACTGAGCAAAGGCAAGTTTGTACTTCAGGGCAACTTTGATCCTGTTCTTCTCTTCGGCAGCAAAGAGGCTATCAAAGAAACAGCAGAAAAGATCATTGCAGAAGGCAAAGACCTCAAAGGGCATATATTCAACCTCGGACATGGGATACTTCCGCCAACACCAAGAGAAAATGTTGAATATCTTGTTAAAATAGTCAAAGGGGAAGCATGA
- a CDS encoding endo alpha-1,4 polygalactosaminidase yields MRNIFFCFVLLVFTGCGGSSGSGTAAGEIWQPEPGATWQIQLQGELNTSYDVQVYDIDLYDTPKAVIDDLHSRGVKVICYFSAGSYENWRSDASEFPEAVIGKDLDGWEGESWLDIRNTLTLMPIMDARMDIAAAKGCDAVDPDNVDGYANDTGFPLTASDQLIYNKMLADSAHERGLAVGLKNDIDQIDDLVDFFDFAVNEQCFYYDECGSLLPFINTNKAVFGIEYELEPDEFCDKSIVYGFSTLLMDQALDGDMYSCR; encoded by the coding sequence ATGCGTAACATATTTTTTTGTTTTGTTCTGCTTGTCTTTACAGGTTGCGGAGGGTCATCAGGTTCCGGAACTGCTGCCGGCGAAATATGGCAGCCTGAACCGGGCGCAACATGGCAGATTCAGCTTCAGGGCGAACTAAACACCTCTTATGATGTTCAGGTATACGATATTGATCTTTATGACACGCCTAAAGCTGTGATAGATGACTTGCATAGCAGAGGGGTGAAAGTCATATGTTATTTCAGTGCGGGTTCGTACGAGAACTGGCGCTCAGATGCTTCAGAGTTTCCTGAGGCGGTCATAGGCAAAGACCTTGACGGCTGGGAAGGGGAGAGCTGGCTCGATATACGGAACACCTTAACGCTGATGCCCATTATGGATGCCCGTATGGATATCGCCGCTGCGAAAGGGTGCGATGCTGTTGACCCTGATAATGTTGATGGGTATGCCAACGACACAGGTTTTCCGCTGACAGCATCAGACCAGTTAATCTACAATAAAATGCTTGCAGATTCAGCCCACGAGAGAGGGCTTGCTGTTGGTCTTAAGAATGACATTGATCAGATAGACGATCTTGTTGATTTTTTTGATTTTGCCGTAAATGAGCAATGTTTTTATTATGATGAATGTGGATCGCTCCTTCCATTTATTAATACGAATAAAGCAGTATTCGGAATTGAATATGAACTCGAACCAGACGAATTTTGTGATAAGTCAATAGTTTATGGTTTTTCGACTCTCTTGATGGATCAAGCTTTAGATGGTGATATGTATTCATGTCGGTAA
- the serA gene encoding phosphoglycerate dehydrogenase → MPKYKVLITDHISQDGVNILKSDKDIEVDIQAGIKNPDLKKIIGNYDAIITRSGTTVTAELIENPGKLKIIGRAGVGLDNVDIEAASMKGIIVMNAPTGNTLAACELTMGMMLSVVRKLPLANQVTKSGEWDRKRFMGIQLYQKTLAVVGLGRIGGNVAKRCKAFDMKVVAYDPYIKKSRAESLGVELCNSLEEAISQADIITFHTPLTDETKNLITKDEIAKMKDGVVIINCARGGIVNELDLVDACKSGKVTAAGLDVFMSEPPVNHPFFDVENIYVTPHIGANTAEGQYGVAVIIAEQVVNALHGRSYKNAVNIPFMKTQLPEDMQKYFELLENIGHMAAQLTKGRPERIEIQMVGHKFEEDFGERTFDTPFNFQPFTVAGLKGFMEVAVAENVSFINAPYVAKERNIDIIETKSAHYDKYNDLVMVKVKTDVEEKIYAGTVFADQTGRIVIYDKYYTDLIAEGTFLYFNNLDRPGIIGKVGTILGKHSINIADFDLARNVKEDGEADAVAFVRVDSKVPAGVLDEILALDGMLEAKVITF, encoded by the coding sequence ATGCCCAAATATAAGGTGCTTATTACAGATCACATCTCTCAGGACGGTGTGAACATTCTCAAAAGTGACAAAGATATAGAAGTCGACATTCAGGCGGGGATCAAAAACCCTGATCTGAAGAAAATTATCGGCAACTATGACGCTATCATCACCAGAAGCGGTACAACTGTTACTGCTGAGCTGATAGAGAACCCAGGGAAACTTAAAATTATCGGTCGTGCAGGTGTCGGTCTCGACAACGTAGACATCGAAGCTGCCAGTATGAAAGGCATCATAGTTATGAATGCTCCCACAGGGAACACCCTTGCTGCCTGTGAGCTTACAATGGGGATGATGCTCTCCGTAGTGCGCAAGCTTCCTCTGGCGAATCAGGTTACAAAATCGGGTGAGTGGGACAGAAAGCGTTTCATGGGTATTCAGCTTTACCAGAAAACCCTTGCCGTTGTCGGGCTAGGCCGTATCGGCGGCAATGTTGCAAAAAGATGCAAAGCGTTCGACATGAAAGTCGTAGCTTATGACCCATATATTAAAAAATCGAGAGCAGAATCCCTCGGGGTCGAGCTCTGTAATTCTCTTGAAGAGGCTATTTCTCAGGCGGATATTATTACTTTCCACACGCCTCTTACTGATGAAACAAAAAACCTGATCACAAAAGATGAAATTGCTAAAATGAAAGACGGCGTTGTCATCATTAACTGTGCAAGGGGCGGTATCGTAAATGAACTGGATCTTGTGGATGCCTGCAAATCCGGCAAAGTGACTGCTGCGGGGCTTGACGTTTTTATGTCTGAACCGCCTGTCAACCACCCTTTCTTTGATGTAGAGAACATATATGTTACTCCACACATAGGCGCAAACACAGCAGAAGGGCAGTATGGTGTTGCAGTTATTATTGCAGAGCAGGTTGTGAATGCACTTCATGGCAGATCATATAAAAATGCTGTTAATATTCCGTTCATGAAAACTCAGCTTCCTGAAGATATGCAGAAATATTTCGAGCTGCTTGAGAACATCGGTCATATGGCGGCACAGCTCACAAAGGGCAGACCCGAAAGAATTGAAATTCAGATGGTCGGTCATAAGTTTGAAGAAGATTTCGGCGAGCGTACTTTCGACACTCCATTCAACTTTCAGCCATTTACTGTCGCCGGTCTGAAGGGCTTTATGGAAGTTGCTGTTGCTGAAAATGTATCTTTTATCAATGCTCCTTACGTTGCAAAAGAACGCAACATAGACATAATAGAGACCAAATCTGCTCACTATGATAAGTATAATGACCTTGTTATGGTGAAAGTGAAAACAGATGTTGAAGAGAAAATATACGCAGGTACAGTCTTTGCTGACCAAACAGGGCGTATTGTAATTTATGATAAGTACTACACAGACCTTATAGCTGAAGGGACTTTCCTTTATTTTAATAACCTGGACAGACCTGGAATAATCGGGAAAGTCGGTACTATATTAGGCAAACACAGCATAAACATTGCGGACTTCGACCTCGCAAGAAACGTTAAAGAAGACGGCGAGGCTGACGCTGTGGCATTTGTGCGAGTTGATAGCAAAGTTCCGGCAGGAGTGCTCGACGAAATACTGGCACTGGACGGCATGCTTGAGGCGAAAGTTATTACTTTCTAA
- a CDS encoding secondary thiamine-phosphate synthase enzyme YjbQ has protein sequence METISVRTKDRNSFIEITDEIAGIISRKGWSDGIIVVYTPHTTSAVTINENADPDVQSDMKGFLSKLIPNLSEFLHAEGNSDSHIKSSLVGCSETVIVEDGHMILGTWQGIYFCEFDGPRTRKVHLKFIKS, from the coding sequence ATGGAAACAATATCCGTAAGGACTAAGGACAGAAACTCGTTTATTGAAATAACGGACGAAATTGCCGGCATTATCAGCAGAAAAGGGTGGAGTGATGGCATTATCGTTGTCTATACACCGCACACTACGTCTGCTGTGACTATAAATGAGAATGCTGACCCTGATGTACAGTCGGATATGAAGGGTTTCCTTTCAAAGTTAATACCAAATCTGTCGGAGTTCCTCCATGCTGAGGGGAACTCTGACAGCCATATAAAATCATCTCTTGTGGGCTGCTCTGAAACTGTTATTGTTGAGGACGGACATATGATTCTCGGCACATGGCAGGGGATATACTTCTGTGAATTCGACGGTCCGCGCACTCGGAAAGTCCACCTTAAATTTATCAAATCATGA
- a CDS encoding GGDEF domain-containing protein, whose translation MIKEKIYARIKTEDAQKHIESLFENVEFVNTDDLVSMSREVILYEVMEDCTKETLNEILSTENFFIFISDICHDNLLLELSKEHYFTFTLKSDPVNEITIRFNALLKHKELTIELEKKNEEMESTIFELAFASTNVLEQNEFLEQMAKKDGLTMLFNHSYFKDKLKDEMVRSERYNNCFTIAILDLDFFKRVNDQYGHVKGDEVLKAFANIIKETVRNTDIAARYGGEEFAIIFTETDITDAVVVLDRIREKLNNTIFSSETVCFKVTFSAGVTEYSKSYRDVEYMVNIADKALYISKSEGRNRTTILNAEDL comes from the coding sequence TTGATTAAAGAAAAGATCTACGCAAGAATTAAAACTGAAGATGCTCAAAAACACATTGAGTCACTCTTCGAAAATGTAGAATTCGTCAATACGGATGATCTCGTGTCTATGAGCCGCGAGGTCATCCTTTACGAAGTGATGGAAGACTGCACTAAAGAAACTCTAAACGAAATACTCTCTACTGAAAACTTTTTTATATTTATTTCAGACATATGCCACGACAATCTTCTTCTTGAACTTTCCAAAGAACACTATTTTACATTCACATTGAAAAGTGATCCTGTTAATGAGATTACAATAAGGTTTAATGCCCTCTTAAAACATAAAGAGCTTACAATCGAACTTGAAAAAAAGAATGAAGAGATGGAATCCACCATTTTCGAACTAGCTTTTGCTTCCACAAACGTTCTCGAGCAAAACGAATTCCTTGAACAGATGGCGAAGAAAGACGGATTAACAATGCTATTTAACCATTCTTATTTCAAAGATAAACTGAAAGATGAAATGGTTCGCTCTGAAAGATACAATAACTGCTTTACCATAGCCATACTTGATCTCGATTTTTTCAAGCGTGTTAATGACCAATACGGGCATGTCAAAGGCGATGAAGTTCTGAAAGCATTCGCAAATATCATCAAAGAAACAGTACGAAACACCGATATAGCAGCCAGATACGGTGGTGAAGAATTTGCGATTATCTTCACAGAAACAGATATTACGGATGCTGTAGTCGTTTTGGACAGGATACGCGAAAAACTTAATAATACTATATTTTCCAGTGAAACAGTTTGTTTTAAAGTTACATTTAGCGCAGGTGTTACTGAATACAGTAAAAGCTACAGAGATGTTGAGTACATGGTGAACATAGCAGATAAGGCTCTTTATATCAGCAAGTCAGAAGGGAGAAACCGCACAACTATCCTCAACGCAGAAGACCTTTAA
- the lysS gene encoding lysine--tRNA ligase has protein sequence MEQHRLDKLEKIKEQNQQPYVNFHKVEHDIIDVVEKYKNVEKENLPEQTVIFDVAGRIMAMREFGKTAFMTIKDRTGSVQVYVKKGEISDEDHAIFKTSDVGDIIGIKGFLFKTKTDELTICAKQYKMLTKALRDLPEKWHGLKDVETRYRQRYVDLIVNDEVKETFRKRSLIIQKVREFFIGRDFLEVETPMMHPIVGGATAKPFETHHNALDMPLFLRIAPELYLKRLVIGGFERIFELNRNFRNEGLSTRHNPEFTMVEWYNAYNDYHGLMDMIEEMICGIAVSLNGKEKLTYKEKEMNLKRPWARMTMHDAICSMTDITPEMLKDRASAEAAAKKAGIHVDNSWGKGKIIMEIFEELCEHELFNPTFIIDYPKEVSPLAKSKADDPETTERFELFMGGFELANGFNELNDPMDQKERFEKQVAAKEAGDEEAQMMDTDYIRALEYGLPPTAGAGLGIDRLVILFTDSQSIRDVLLFPHMRPEDID, from the coding sequence ATGGAACAACATCGTCTGGACAAACTGGAAAAGATTAAAGAACAAAACCAACAACCCTATGTAAACTTTCATAAAGTTGAGCACGATATCATTGATGTCGTTGAAAAATATAAGAATGTTGAAAAAGAAAACCTGCCTGAGCAAACTGTCATCTTCGACGTCGCAGGGCGTATCATGGCAATGCGGGAGTTTGGTAAAACTGCATTCATGACTATCAAAGACCGCACAGGCAGCGTACAGGTCTACGTTAAAAAAGGTGAAATCTCTGACGAGGATCACGCAATTTTCAAAACTTCAGATGTCGGCGACATAATAGGCATTAAGGGATTTCTGTTCAAAACCAAAACAGATGAGCTGACTATCTGCGCAAAACAATACAAAATGCTGACAAAAGCCCTGCGTGACTTGCCTGAGAAATGGCATGGGCTCAAAGATGTAGAAACAAGATACCGCCAGCGTTACGTTGACCTCATAGTAAATGATGAAGTGAAAGAGACATTCCGCAAAAGAAGCTTAATCATTCAGAAAGTTCGCGAGTTTTTCATAGGCAGGGACTTCCTCGAAGTTGAGACCCCTATGATGCACCCTATCGTAGGCGGCGCAACGGCAAAACCCTTTGAAACACATCACAATGCTCTCGATATGCCCCTTTTTCTGCGTATCGCACCTGAACTCTATCTGAAAAGACTCGTTATAGGCGGTTTTGAGCGCATATTCGAGCTTAACAGAAACTTCCGTAACGAAGGACTATCTACACGACACAACCCTGAATTTACAATGGTTGAGTGGTACAACGCTTATAACGACTATCACGGGCTTATGGACATGATAGAAGAAATGATCTGCGGTATAGCAGTATCTCTAAACGGAAAAGAGAAACTAACATACAAAGAAAAAGAGATGAACCTTAAACGCCCGTGGGCAAGAATGACTATGCATGACGCCATCTGCTCCATGACTGACATCACCCCCGAAATGCTTAAGGACAGGGCGTCCGCAGAGGCAGCTGCAAAAAAAGCAGGTATTCATGTTGATAATAGCTGGGGAAAAGGTAAAATAATCATGGAGATATTTGAAGAGCTGTGTGAACACGAACTGTTCAACCCGACCTTCATAATAGATTATCCGAAAGAAGTTTCACCACTTGCGAAATCAAAAGCTGACGACCCTGAAACAACAGAAAGGTTCGAGCTTTTCATGGGTGGCTTTGAACTAGCCAACGGCTTTAACGAGCTAAATGACCCAATGGACCAGAAGGAACGCTTTGAAAAACAGGTTGCTGCTAAAGAAGCCGGAGACGAAGAAGCTCAGATGATGGACACAGACTACATCAGAGCACTTGAATATGGTCTCCCGCCAACAGCAGGCGCCGGACTTGGCATAGACAGACTCGTTATACTGTTCACAGACAGCCAGTCCATCAGAGACGTACTACTGTTTCCGCATATGAGGCCGGAAGATATTGATTAA
- a CDS encoding rod shape-determining protein yields MGFFDMFSNDLAIDLGTANTLIYVKGKGVVCSEPSVVAINNQNNEVLAVGSEAKSMLGRTPANIVAIRPMKDGVIANFEVTERMLKNLIQKVHNRKSLVRPRIVICVPSGVTQVEKRAVKDSAIQAGAREVYLIEEPMAAAIGAGLPIEDPSGNMVVDIGGGTTEVAVISLSGIVYANSVRVGGDEMDDAIVNYIKRKYNLLIGHGTAEQIKMKIGTCFKMENEMSIKIKGRDLVTGIPKTIEITDEEAREALDEAVTKIIDAVRIALEKTPPELSADIVDRGIVLTGGGALLKGLDKRLSNETGLPIIVADEPLISVALGAGKVLDSLELLKKVTID; encoded by the coding sequence ATGGGTTTTTTCGATATGTTTTCAAACGATCTGGCTATAGACCTAGGAACAGCCAATACTCTGATATATGTAAAAGGAAAAGGCGTTGTCTGCTCAGAGCCGAGCGTAGTCGCCATTAACAACCAGAATAACGAAGTCCTCGCTGTGGGGAGTGAAGCTAAGAGCATGCTCGGGCGAACTCCGGCAAACATCGTGGCTATCCGTCCTATGAAAGACGGCGTTATCGCAAACTTTGAAGTTACAGAGCGGATGCTCAAAAACCTCATACAAAAAGTTCATAACAGGAAATCTCTTGTCAGACCCCGCATTGTTATATGTGTTCCGTCAGGAGTGACACAGGTTGAAAAACGTGCGGTCAAAGATTCTGCCATTCAGGCAGGGGCAAGGGAAGTTTATCTTATCGAAGAGCCAATGGCTGCGGCTATCGGTGCCGGGCTTCCTATTGAAGACCCGTCAGGCAATATGGTTGTCGACATTGGAGGCGGTACAACTGAGGTTGCCGTCATATCATTGTCCGGTATCGTTTACGCAAACTCTGTCAGAGTCGGTGGTGACGAGATGGACGATGCTATTGTTAACTATATTAAGCGCAAATATAACCTTCTCATCGGACATGGAACAGCAGAACAGATTAAAATGAAGATCGGTACATGCTTTAAGATGGAAAATGAGATGAGTATTAAAATCAAAGGTCGCGACCTTGTTACGGGGATACCTAAAACTATTGAGATAACTGATGAAGAGGCGAGAGAAGCTCTTGATGAGGCAGTTACTAAAATTATTGATGCTGTCCGTATCGCCCTTGAGAAAACACCCCCTGAACTTTCTGCCGACATTGTTGACAGAGGCATAGTTCTTACAGGCGGCGGTGCTCTTCTGAAAGGACTGGATAAAAGACTTTCCAACGAGACAGGGCTGCCTATCATCGTTGCTGACGAACCTCTTATATCTGTGGCTTTAGGTGCAGGCAAGGTGCTTGACAGCCTTGAACTGCTTAAAAAAGTCACAATAGACTGA